The following coding sequences lie in one Myxococcus xanthus genomic window:
- a CDS encoding efflux RND transporter periplasmic adaptor subunit, translated as MKPNLKPSAVRVFAAAGMAAAVLSLTACQKADASSSPPAKGSAQEVVPTVKVVSARTVRAAPSESVTGTLFPAQGLMVGFEVGGRLAVVRVKKGQGVKKGDVLAQLDPEIADAQVAQAEAAVAAAEAASTMAADVAARNEKLQQQGGVSEVAHRTASANAAQAQAQWMAAKAQLAQARASRRRHELRAPFDGTIIDAPEQTGATVAPGTPLFNLERLDTLLLKTTVSEALRSQLEPGAKVRVESVGARVSSDEAVVRTILPSADPATRRIPVELAVPNADGRFVAHTLARAVLSLGQAQDAQVLPGSALSALNGDHVWVVASGQVRRVDVRVLERREQGEVVVLASSPLDSVVDHPTPGLSQGARVSVK; from the coding sequence GTGAAACCCAACCTGAAGCCGTCCGCTGTCCGCGTGTTCGCCGCGGCGGGCATGGCCGCCGCCGTGCTGTCGCTGACCGCATGCCAGAAGGCGGATGCCTCGTCGTCGCCGCCCGCCAAGGGCTCGGCGCAGGAGGTGGTGCCCACGGTGAAGGTCGTCTCCGCGCGGACGGTGCGGGCCGCGCCGAGCGAGTCGGTGACGGGCACGCTGTTTCCCGCGCAGGGATTGATGGTGGGCTTCGAGGTGGGAGGCCGCCTGGCGGTCGTCCGGGTGAAGAAGGGGCAGGGGGTGAAGAAGGGCGATGTGCTGGCGCAGCTGGACCCGGAGATCGCCGACGCGCAGGTGGCCCAGGCTGAGGCCGCGGTGGCCGCCGCGGAGGCCGCCTCCACCATGGCCGCCGACGTGGCCGCCCGCAACGAGAAGCTCCAGCAGCAGGGTGGGGTGAGCGAGGTGGCCCACCGCACCGCCAGCGCCAATGCCGCGCAGGCGCAGGCGCAGTGGATGGCCGCCAAGGCGCAGCTGGCCCAGGCGCGCGCGTCCCGCCGCCGGCACGAGCTGCGGGCGCCCTTCGACGGCACCATCATCGACGCACCGGAGCAGACGGGCGCGACGGTGGCGCCGGGCACGCCGCTGTTCAACCTGGAGCGCCTGGACACGCTGCTCTTGAAGACGACGGTGTCGGAGGCCCTGCGCTCGCAACTGGAGCCCGGCGCCAAGGTGCGCGTGGAGTCGGTGGGCGCGCGCGTGTCCTCGGACGAGGCGGTGGTGCGCACCATCCTTCCCTCCGCGGACCCCGCCACGCGCCGCATCCCGGTGGAGCTGGCCGTCCCCAACGCGGATGGCCGCTTCGTGGCGCACACGCTGGCGCGGGCGGTCCTCTCACTGGGGCAGGCGCAGGACGCCCAGGTGCTGCCGGGCAGCGCGTTGTCGGCCCTCAACGGGGACCATGTCTGGGTGGTGGCGTCCGGTCAGGTGCGTCGTGTGGACGTGCGGGTGTTGGAGCGGCGCGAGCAGGGCGAGGTGGTGGTGCTGGCGTCCTCGCCGCTCGACTCCGTCGTTGACCACCCCACTCCGGGCCTGTCGCAGGGCGCCCGCGTCTCCGTGAAGTAG
- a CDS encoding efflux RND transporter permease subunit, whose product MLLSDVSIRRPVFTAMLSLCLVVLGLMGLGRLGTDLYPDVSFPVVVINTVYKGAGPGEIETQVIKPLEDAVAGISGVDKIHSYSRENVGIVVVQFKMTAPLDRAVQDVRDKVAGIVSRLPQDADAPVIGRVDLGATPILTYAVSAALPSQELRRLIDDRVKPALAQLEGAAEVRVTGGDTREVQIDIDLDKARAAGVSPLGIAQRVALENLDLPAGRLQLGASEMTVRSLGQFQNVDEIRDLPVARSATGAQVRLGEIASVTDGVAERRTLARLNGQDAVILEIVKQPGSNTVAVSDAVRQVMSQMGSVVGHGFQATLLINQSDLIQENAHEVWVALIFGGAMAVLIILIFLLDVRGTFISALALPTSVLGTFFVMYVLDYTLNQMTLLGLSLAIGLLIDDAVVVREAITHRLEKGEDPVSAASNGTKDVGLAVLATTLSLVAVFVPVAFMPGIVGQFFRQFGITISVAVLISLFISFTLDPMMSARLAKRRVPGEVRQENAVAAALRRFLDGTERVYESILRWVLAHKWTTVGLTLVLLVVSFGGASRLGMEFMPAEDRSQFFVDLTLPDSASIRETEARTADAEVLLRQLPEVTDVYSIVGKDGDVNKSRMRVLTVGKDARTKGIQVLKEDARALLEPGLVGTRVNLSDPPILEGMGDYYPIMVRITGPDLARVNEEAERVAGILRELPGTADVRVESNPPKPEMQVLIDRARASDVDLHAGALATQLRLAIGGDVVAKLREGITETDIRVRLSEKDRATPERVRQLEVYTPSGLRPLTDVARVEMKNGPSLIEHENRERQIAVYSQLGPGAALGDIARELKARVAAQSLPPGYALIYDGQMKNLDEQNDAFGAAFGLAFVFIYMVLASQFESYKHPLTIMVSLPLALVGALLGLVVTGFHLSMGAMIGIILLMGLVTKNAILLIDGALQNLREGDTVDEALLKAGPRRLRPILMTSAAMAIAMVPTAVGTGTGSEFRAPMAISVIGGVITSTFLTLLVVPVVFAGMERLGFKRSRPRDDAAAAPPHQVEPKPGQAA is encoded by the coding sequence ATGCTGCTCAGCGACGTCTCCATCCGCAGGCCCGTCTTCACCGCGATGTTGTCGCTGTGCCTCGTCGTGCTTGGCCTCATGGGCCTGGGCCGCCTGGGCACCGACCTCTATCCGGACGTGTCCTTCCCGGTGGTGGTCATCAACACCGTCTACAAGGGCGCGGGTCCGGGCGAAATCGAAACGCAGGTCATCAAGCCCCTCGAAGACGCCGTCGCTGGCATCAGCGGCGTGGACAAGATTCACTCCTACAGCCGGGAGAACGTGGGCATCGTGGTGGTGCAGTTCAAGATGACCGCCCCGCTGGACCGCGCGGTGCAGGACGTGCGCGACAAGGTCGCCGGCATCGTCAGTCGCCTGCCCCAGGACGCGGACGCGCCCGTCATCGGCCGCGTGGACCTGGGGGCCACGCCCATCCTCACCTACGCCGTCTCGGCGGCGCTGCCCTCGCAGGAGCTGCGCCGGCTCATCGACGACCGCGTGAAGCCCGCGCTCGCGCAGTTGGAAGGCGCCGCCGAGGTGCGCGTCACGGGCGGTGACACGCGCGAGGTGCAAATCGACATCGATTTGGACAAGGCGCGCGCGGCGGGCGTGTCTCCGCTGGGCATCGCCCAGCGCGTGGCGTTGGAGAACCTGGACCTGCCCGCGGGCCGGCTCCAGCTGGGCGCCTCCGAGATGACGGTGCGCTCGCTGGGGCAGTTCCAGAACGTGGATGAAATCCGCGACCTGCCGGTGGCGCGCAGCGCGACGGGCGCGCAGGTGCGGTTGGGCGAAATCGCCAGCGTGACGGACGGCGTGGCGGAGCGGCGCACCCTGGCGCGCCTCAACGGGCAGGACGCCGTCATCCTGGAAATCGTCAAGCAGCCGGGCTCCAACACCGTCGCGGTGAGCGATGCGGTGCGGCAGGTGATGTCGCAGATGGGCTCGGTGGTGGGGCATGGCTTCCAGGCCACGCTGCTCATCAACCAGTCGGACCTCATCCAGGAGAACGCGCACGAGGTCTGGGTGGCGCTCATCTTCGGTGGCGCGATGGCGGTGCTCATCATCCTCATCTTCCTGCTGGACGTGCGTGGCACCTTCATCTCGGCGCTGGCGCTGCCCACCTCCGTGCTGGGCACCTTCTTCGTGATGTACGTGCTGGACTACACGCTCAACCAGATGACGCTGCTGGGCCTGTCGCTGGCCATCGGTCTGCTCATCGACGACGCGGTGGTGGTTCGCGAGGCGATTACCCACCGGCTGGAGAAGGGTGAAGACCCGGTGAGCGCCGCGTCCAACGGCACCAAGGACGTGGGCCTGGCGGTGCTCGCCACCACGCTGTCGCTGGTGGCGGTGTTCGTGCCGGTGGCCTTCATGCCCGGCATCGTCGGCCAGTTCTTCCGGCAGTTCGGCATCACCATCTCCGTGGCGGTGCTGATTTCCCTGTTCATCTCCTTCACGCTGGACCCGATGATGTCGGCGCGGCTGGCGAAGCGGCGCGTGCCGGGCGAGGTCCGCCAGGAGAACGCGGTGGCCGCCGCGCTGCGCCGCTTCCTGGACGGCACCGAGCGCGTCTACGAGTCCATCCTCCGCTGGGTGCTGGCGCACAAGTGGACGACGGTGGGCCTCACGCTGGTGCTGCTGGTGGTGTCCTTCGGAGGCGCCAGCCGCCTGGGCATGGAGTTCATGCCCGCGGAGGACCGCTCGCAGTTCTTCGTGGACCTGACGCTGCCGGACTCGGCCAGCATCCGGGAGACGGAGGCCCGCACCGCCGACGCGGAGGTGCTGCTGCGCCAGCTGCCGGAGGTGACGGACGTCTACTCCATCGTCGGCAAGGACGGCGATGTGAACAAGTCCCGCATGCGCGTGCTGACGGTGGGCAAGGACGCGCGCACCAAGGGCATCCAGGTGCTGAAGGAGGATGCACGCGCGCTGCTGGAGCCAGGGCTGGTGGGCACGCGGGTGAACCTGAGCGACCCGCCCATCCTGGAGGGCATGGGCGACTACTACCCCATCATGGTGCGCATCACCGGGCCGGACCTGGCGCGCGTCAATGAGGAGGCCGAGCGCGTCGCGGGCATCCTCCGCGAGCTGCCGGGCACCGCGGACGTGCGCGTGGAGTCCAACCCGCCCAAGCCGGAGATGCAGGTGCTCATCGACCGGGCGCGCGCCAGCGACGTGGACCTGCACGCGGGCGCGCTGGCCACGCAGCTGCGGCTGGCCATTGGCGGTGACGTGGTGGCGAAGCTGCGCGAGGGCATCACCGAGACGGACATCCGCGTGCGCCTGTCGGAGAAGGACCGCGCCACGCCGGAGCGCGTGCGCCAGTTGGAGGTGTACACGCCCAGCGGCCTGCGCCCGCTGACGGACGTGGCCCGGGTGGAGATGAAGAACGGCCCCAGCCTCATCGAGCATGAGAATCGCGAGCGGCAGATCGCCGTGTACTCGCAGCTGGGCCCGGGCGCGGCGCTGGGCGACATCGCCCGGGAGCTGAAGGCGCGCGTGGCGGCCCAGTCGCTGCCACCGGGCTACGCGCTCATCTACGACGGGCAGATGAAGAACCTGGACGAGCAGAACGACGCCTTCGGCGCGGCGTTCGGTCTGGCCTTCGTCTTCATCTACATGGTGCTCGCCAGCCAGTTCGAGTCCTACAAGCACCCGCTCACCATCATGGTGTCGCTGCCACTGGCCCTGGTGGGCGCGCTGTTGGGACTGGTGGTCACGGGCTTCCACCTGTCCATGGGCGCCATGATTGGCATCATCCTGCTGATGGGCCTGGTGACGAAGAACGCGATTCTGCTCATCGACGGCGCGCTTCAGAACCTGCGGGAAGGCGACACGGTGGACGAAGCGCTGCTCAAGGCGGGCCCGCGCCGGCTGCGGCCCATCCTGATGACGAGCGCGGCCATGGCCATCGCCATGGTGCCCACGGCGGTGGGCACGGGCACGGGTTCCGAGTTCCGCGCACCCATGGCCATCTCCGTGATTGGTGGCGTCATCACCTCCACCTTCCTCACGCTGCTGGTGGTGCCGGTGGTGTTCGCCGGCATGGAGCGCCTGGGCTTCAAGCGCAGCCGTCCGCGCGACGATGCCGCCGCCGCGCCGCCGCACCAGGTGGAGCCCAAGCCCGGTCAGGCGGCCTGA
- a CDS encoding DUF2378 family protein yields the protein MPEKLVFEHTLEGLFVRGLGARVTPVLRERLREVGVDLERKLQPAYSFETWCSAVRVAARELHPDVPDDVGYALLGERMVDGYRETVLGRAAFGVIQLLGPRRCVSRARQMFRSGNNYTETRLDDVSPSEVDLWMNEAGAIRYFTQGALRAGLRAVGALHAEVQVRAFTDEGVTYRLTWRTGDEA from the coding sequence ATGCCGGAGAAGCTCGTCTTCGAGCACACCTTGGAGGGTCTCTTCGTGCGAGGACTGGGCGCCCGCGTCACCCCCGTGCTCCGCGAGCGGCTGCGGGAGGTGGGCGTGGACCTGGAGCGCAAGCTACAGCCCGCCTACTCCTTTGAAACATGGTGCTCCGCCGTGCGCGTGGCCGCGCGCGAGCTGCACCCGGACGTGCCCGACGACGTGGGCTACGCGCTGCTGGGTGAGCGCATGGTGGACGGCTACCGGGAGACGGTGCTGGGGCGCGCGGCCTTCGGTGTGATTCAGCTCCTGGGCCCCCGCCGGTGCGTGAGCCGGGCCCGGCAGATGTTCCGCTCCGGGAACAACTACACGGAGACACGCCTGGACGACGTGTCCCCCTCCGAAGTGGACCTGTGGATGAACGAGGCCGGGGCCATCCGCTACTTCACGCAAGGCGCGCTGCGCGCGGGCCTGCGCGCCGTGGGAGCGCTGCATGCCGAGGTGCAGGTGCGCGCCTTCACCGACGAAGGCGTCACCTACCGGCTCACGTGGCGCACCGGCGACGAGGCCTGA
- a CDS encoding DUF99 family protein translates to MRLPRFPRVIGFDDGPFARRPGAAVPLAGVVCGGTRFEGLVWGRVRRDGWNATQEVCRLLEGGKFLPQLHLVLLDGIAFGGFNVVDLPLLASRLKRPCVAVMRRPPDLGAVERALRRLPRADARWAKLKRAGPIHQLGGFTFQVQGAEPAWVAQALARVTDRGLVPEALRLAHLIGSAVVTGQSSQRA, encoded by the coding sequence ATGCGCCTGCCCCGCTTCCCGCGTGTCATCGGCTTCGACGACGGCCCCTTCGCGCGCCGCCCCGGCGCCGCCGTGCCCCTGGCGGGCGTGGTGTGTGGAGGCACGCGCTTCGAAGGGCTCGTCTGGGGACGGGTGCGCCGCGACGGCTGGAACGCCACGCAGGAGGTGTGCCGGCTGCTGGAAGGCGGGAAGTTCCTCCCGCAGCTCCACCTGGTGCTGCTGGATGGCATTGCGTTCGGCGGCTTCAATGTCGTGGACCTGCCCCTGCTGGCAAGCCGGCTGAAGCGGCCGTGCGTGGCGGTGATGCGGCGGCCACCGGACCTGGGCGCGGTGGAGCGCGCGCTGCGGCGGCTGCCTCGCGCGGACGCGCGCTGGGCGAAGCTGAAGCGCGCGGGTCCCATCCACCAGCTGGGAGGTTTCACCTTCCAGGTGCAGGGCGCGGAGCCCGCATGGGTGGCCCAGGCGCTGGCCCGCGTGACGGACCGCGGCCTCGTCCCCGAGGCCCTGCGGCTGGCGCACCTCATCGGCTCCGCCGTCGTCACCGGCCAGAGCAGCCAGCGCGCCTGA
- a CDS encoding cold-shock protein: protein MATGTVKWFNDAKGFGFIVQDGGGEDVFVHHSAINMDGFRTLQEGQKVEFEVGRGPKGLQAQNVRAA from the coding sequence ATGGCAACCGGTACCGTCAAGTGGTTCAACGATGCGAAGGGTTTTGGGTTCATCGTGCAGGACGGCGGCGGTGAGGACGTGTTCGTCCATCACAGCGCCATCAACATGGATGGCTTCCGCACCCTGCAGGAAGGCCAGAAGGTGGAGTTCGAAGTAGGCCGAGGCCCCAAGGGTCTGCAGGCGCAGAACGTTCGCGCGGCCTGA